A stretch of DNA from Flavobacteriaceae bacterium MAR_2009_75:
TGTATCCGAATTTGTAGTAGATTTTATCAGTATCATGCCGGGCGCTCCAAAAGCTAAAGTGAAGAGTCGCATTGTTCTTACGCCTCAGCATGCCAAGAAGTTTTTAAAGGCATTGAACGATAATGTTCAACGATTTGAGAAAGCCCATGGTAAGATTAAAGATTATGAGCAACCACCAATTCCTATTAATTTCGGACCAACGGGGGAAGCTTAAATAAAAGCCCGCTATTATGTCAATAGCGGGCTTTTTTATTTTTTGAGTGTGCCCAATTCAGATTAATCGAACTCCGACACGAAATGAAATTTTATGGTAGGGTACTTTTGTTGGGTCATTTGTAATGAAAATTGGGAATCGGCTAAAAACACCAATTGACCTTTTTTATCCTTGGCAAGAAACTTTTGTTTTACTCTTTGAAATTCTTTGAACTCATCATTTTTCGAATCATTGGGTTCTACCCAACAAGCTTTATGCACAGGAAAGTTTTCATAGCTGCATTTTGCTCCATATTCGTGTTCTAGCCGGTATTGAATAACTTCGAACTGTAGGGCGCCGACTGTTCCGATAACTTTTCTTCCGTTTAGTTCCAATGTAAATAATTGGGCCACACCCTCATCCATTAATTGATCTATACCCTTGTAGAGTTGTTTTGATTTCATCGGGTCGGCATTATTAATATATCTAAAATGTTCCGGTGAAAAACTAGGTATGCCCTTGTAATGAAGTTCTTCCCCTTGGGTCAAGGTGTCTCCGATTTTAAAATTACCGGTATCATGAAGACCAACGATATCCCCAGGATAAGATATATCTACGATTTCCTTCTTTTCAGCAAAAAAGGCATTGGGGCTTGAAAATTTCAGGTTTTTGTTTTGCCGAACGTGAAGGTAAGGTTTGTTGCGCTCAAAGGTCCCCGAAACGATTTTTATAAATGCCAGCCTGTCACGGTGTTTTGGGTCCATGTTAGCGTGTATTTTAAAAACGAAGCCTGTCATTTCCTTCTCGTTAGCCTCAACTACACGCTCTTCGGCCTTCTTAGCGCGTGGTGATGGCGCAATCTCAATAAAACAGTCTAGTAGTTCGCGAACACCAAAATTGTTTAATGCAGAGCCGAAAAAAACGGGTTGCTGTGTACCGTTTAGGTAACTCTCTTTATCGAAGTCTGGGTATACTCCGCGAACTAATTCAATATTATCACGTAACTCTTCCGCTGCACTGTTTCCGATAATTTTTTCTAGTTCAGGGCTATCAACGTCATCAAAAGCGATTGTTTCTTCAATATTCTTTTTACTATCGCCACTGAAAAGGTTAATATTTTTTTCATAAATATTATAGATGCCCTTAAAGTCGTAACCCATGCCAATTGGGAAACTAAGTGGGGTTACCGACAGGCCTAATTTCTGTTCTAAATCATCTAAGAGATCAAAAGCGTCTTTACCCTCTCTATCTAGTTTGTTGATAAAAACGATCATAGGAATATTACGCATGCGACAGACTTCCACTAATTTTTCTGTCTGCTCTTCGACTCCTTTTGCAACATCAACAACAACTATTACACTATCGACCGCAG
This window harbors:
- a CDS encoding peptide chain release factor 3 (bRF-3), with the translated sequence MSFKDQIQRRRTFGIISHPDAGKTTLTEKLLLFGGAIQEAGAVKNNKIKKSATSDFMEIERQRGISVATSVLAFIYKDKKINILDTPGHKDFAEDTFRTLTAVDSVIVVVDVAKGVEEQTEKLVEVCRMRNIPMIVFINKLDREGKDAFDLLDDLEQKLGLSVTPLSFPIGMGYDFKGIYNIYEKNINLFSGDSKKNIEETIAFDDVDSPELEKIIGNSAAEELRDNIELVRGVYPDFDKESYLNGTQQPVFFGSALNNFGVRELLDCFIEIAPSPRAKKAEERVVEANEKEMTGFVFKIHANMDPKHRDRLAFIKIVSGTFERNKPYLHVRQNKNLKFSSPNAFFAEKKEIVDISYPGDIVGLHDTGNFKIGDTLTQGEELHYKGIPSFSPEHFRYINNADPMKSKQLYKGIDQLMDEGVAQLFTLELNGRKVIGTVGALQFEVIQYRLEHEYGAKCSYENFPVHKACWVEPNDSKNDEFKEFQRVKQKFLAKDKKGQLVFLADSQFSLQMTQQKYPTIKFHFVSEFD